The nucleotide window tgttctaaaacttttgatccagtggtgtatatgtaactgatagatgcacacacataTTACATGTTAATGTCATTTGTAAAGTtgtttttgtctgtaatgtctttcattgtgtcggaccccagtaagactagccgTCGCCATTGGCATCttctaatggggatcctaataaatcaaatcaaatctcatCTTCACAGACTGAGGCTGTGTTAACACTTCAACAGTTTTCAACAGTTACACTTCAACAATGAAAGTAAACAAACACAACAGCACACCCGGTGGATTACtaagcactcacttccgtcatcatgaagtgctttgagagactagtcaaggaccatatcacctcccccctacctgacaccctagacccactccaatttgcttaccgacccaataggtccacagacgacgcagtcgcaaccacactgcacactgccctaacccatctggacaagaggaatacctatgtgagaatgctgttcatcgactacagctcagcatttaacaccatagtaccctccaaactcgtcatcaagctcgagaccctgggtctcgaccccgccctgtgcaactgggtcctggacttcctgatgggccgcccccaggtggtgagggtaggtaacaacatctccaccccgctgattctcaacactggggccccacaagggtgcgttctgagccctctcctgtactccctgttcatccacgactgcgtggccatgcacgcctccaactcaatcatcaagtttgcggacgacactacagtggtaggcttgattaccaacaacgacaagacggcctacagggaggaggtgagggccctcggagtgtggtgtcaggaaaatatcctcacactcaacgtcaacaaaacaaaggagatgattatggacttcaggaaacagcagagggagcaccccccctatccacatcgacgggacagtagtggagaaggtggaaagttttaagttcctcggtgtacacatcacggacaaactgaattggtccacccacacagacagcgttgtgaagaaggcgcagcggcgcctcttcaacctcaggaggctgaagaaattcggcttgtcaccaaaagcactcacaaacttctacagatgcacaatcgagagcatcctgtcgggctgtatcaccgcctggtacggcaactgctccgcccacaaccgtaaggctctccagagggtagtgaggtctggcatcaccgggggcaaactacctgccctccaggacacctacaccacccgatgtcacaggaaggccataaaaatcatcaaggacaacaaccacccgagccactgcctgttcaccccgctatcatccagaatgcgaggtcagtacaggtgcatcaaagcagggaccgagagactgaaaaacagcttctatctcaaggccatcagactgataaacagccaccactaacatttagtggccgctgccaacatactgactcaactccagccactttaataatgggaattgatggaaattatgtaaaaatgtatcactagccactttaaacaatgccacttaatataatgtttacataccctacattactcatctcatatgtatatgtatatactgtactctatatcatctactgcatcttgccatctttatgtaatacatgtatcactagccactttaaactatgcaactttatgtttatataccctacattactcatctcatatgtatagactgtactctataccatctactgcatcttgcctatgccgttctgtaccaccactcattcatatatctttatgaacatattctttatccctttatacttgtgtgtataaggtagtagttgtggaattgttaggttagattacttgttggttattactgcattgtcggaactagaagcacaagcatttcactacactcgcattaacatctgctaaccatgtgtatgtgacaaatacaatttgatttgatttgatttaaagcaCAACCACCAACTACCACACTAAAACAACCACAAACTATTTCCGCTTTACCACCTTCTGTCCATGCCTCCTCAAGGCAACAGCACACGCGGGAGAGATATTCCCATCTTGTCATGTCCTCTATATTTTCTCCTGTCCTGTGTTAATAGCAGATTGCACCTTAGCATACTTGTCTGGCTCCTCATTGCACATCCACCAAGACGGCCTACCTCAGTCAGACGTTCTTCACAGTTCGGGAGGTTGACACAACGCAGTTGTCAACaatgatggagaggtcttggagctgGCAGGTCTCCCAAGGCATGAATAGCAGTGCTGTCTTGTAGAGTTTGAGCCTGAGGGTGTGGACCAACATCCAAGTGtgtgtaacaacacatccaccacactgatcctcaacacaggggcccctcaggggtgcttgctcagtcccctcctgtactccctgttcactcataactgcacggccaggcacgactccaacaccatcattaagtttgccaacgacacaacagtggtaggcctgatcgcagacaacgacgagacagcctatagggaggaggtcagagagctGGTCATGTGGTGCCAGGGCAACAGCCTCCCCCTCagcatgatcaagacaaaggagatgattgtggactacaggaataagaggaccgagcacgcccccattttcattgacggggctgtagtggagcaggttgagagcttcaagattcttggtgttcacatcaccaacaaactaacatggtccaagcacaccaagacagtcgtgaagagggcacgacaacacctattccccctcaggagactgaaaagatttggcatgggtcctcagatcctcaaaaggttctacagctgcaccatcgagagcatcctgactggttgcatcactgcctggtatggcaactgctcggcctccgaccgcaaggcactacagagggtagtgcgaacggcccagtacatcactggggccaagcttcctgccatctaggacctctatacgaggcggtgtcagaggaaggccctaaaaattgtcaaagactccagccaccctagtcatagactgttctctctgctaccatatggcaagcggtaccggaacgccaagtctaggtccaacaggcttctaaacagcttctacccccaagccataagactcctaaacacctaatcaaatggctacccagactatctgtattgccccccccccccttttcacattgctgctactttctgttgttatcatcaatgcatagtcactttaataactcttttatttcttattcttatccatatttgttttaactgcattgttggttaggggctcctaagtaagcatttcactgtaaggtctacacctgttgtattccgcacatgtgactaataaaatttgatttgaagcgGAGACATCTTCCAAAAACACAGAGATAATATGTCAGGGGAGTGGCAGAAAAAGTGAGTGCCTTCAGCATACCAGTGATAAGAGAGACCCTGAAATGCCAACACAGAGGGGGAGAGCAGAGTACTATACATATCAATAACTTTCCTAGTTTCATCATTTGCGGTAAAGTGCCTCACACCATCACATCTGGAAAAAACAGAAACCACCAGTTCGCAATAAAGGTCGCAATAAAGTAAACAGACAAGAGACAACAGCACGCAGTAGAAATgaaaacgttagctagctgaaGCTAAGTGTTAGCGAAAGTGTTTTGAACCTGTTGAAAATAAACTTCCAATGCTCCTTCGTGTTCTTCATCCAGTTGTTTCATCTTCAGCTGAACATTTCAAATGTGCTTTGTTGAAATATTTTCCGATCATGTCTAGTTAGAATACAGCTTATGTCAAATTGACGTCAAAAGTAGAACATTttggcattttagctaaccctaactcttttcctaaccttaatctaATTCTCATAACTTGCtgcgtaaattctcctaacctgctacgaaaagtcaattCTGACATAAGCTGTACTCTATTCAAAACTATTTTTTCCTTCTGCTTCAAATAGTCCTGCAAATATGACCTATCTAATTTTAACCAATCTAATCTTTGTTTTAGCTTTGACGTAGTGTCCGTCATCAGTATGGAGTGATTTCAGTgcccccccacaaaaaaagtCAGTGCCAAAATAAATTGTATTTGAATTCATTCAATTCAGTTTGaaatcatgaaatacaagttcaatttatgaaataaatgattcCATTTGAGCATTACACATTCAAATTCAATATCTTAATACAAATTCAAAATGATGGAATTCAAATACAATTTTTGTTGGCACTGAAATCACTCGATACATTGGAATCAGCTGAGCTGATGGAGACTTGACAACACTTCATCAGAGATTTTAGATTTAATTCGAATAAAGCCCTACATTTATACCCAGTCGCATCATTGAGAAAATATGGTGAAAATATTCAGTCATACAAGCTAAAGAAAATCAGTGAAGTCTACAAAGAAtagaaagaacacacacacactcacagctcCATTTCATTTGTGTATGTTTAGTACACCATACCATCACCAGGTGCTTGTGTGTGTAGGAGCCAGGTAGGCCTAATAGCTTGTCTATCTGGAATTTCACCTCTTGCCACTGCATTTTTCACTTCAGGTTCACAGATACAACCATGGGTGATGGAGATTCATCATTTTAAGCCTTGTATAAATCACCACAGTAATTCATAACTTCATCACTACATGATCATAGGCTATATTTACATAGCCTAGCGGatgggaaggaaagagagatggaatgagGATGGGAAATGGGTGATATGATGTAACATACCACTGTGACCCAGATTTGACAAGTCAAGCACCCACCCCACCCCCTGCTGAATAATGCTCAATAAATGCACTACTGCAGCTGCTGTGTCTGCTGATCCATGCAACGCCTCAAACCAGATCCCCAGATCTAGCTGCTAGGTGGCTCCCTTGACAGAATACATGGCTCGGTGCAGAGCATAAGATAAATATGATGTTGTCCATAAACTCATCTGTTACAGATAATTATTCCACAAGCACAGCAGGAAACAGCCACTGTCTGTTTAATGTCTGTTTAAAGCATTGATTAATTAGCCTACATTTAATCATATTTTAGAGAGAGAAACACCCTTTACTTGCAAGTGCATACCACAGACACCTCATTCAAGTGAGACTGCTCCCCTCTCCAACCTGTCCATTTTTTTAGTCATTGCAGCGCAATATGTGCTTTATGGAGCGAAAGAGGTACAATATTTAGATTCAATAAAAAACAACAGAATAAAGAAAGAAATCATTATTTCTGTCACACCATAATAACTTTTAATGGCTTTATCATGATCGCTATGTGCTTGTTACAGCACTTATTATAAGGTGCGCCCTCTCATGTTTGCAGGGTTCCATCTACTGGGGGAAAAGAGACCATGTCCATAAAGCACATTTATTTTACATTGTTAATCCAGATTATTAAATCATGTATTTATATTATCAAAGTCAATATTTTATTTAAAGTCAATTATGTAGCAGAAAATGAGCTCCGGAAATGCAACAATACATTTTTTGTAGGCATATTTTGGACCGCTATATTCAACAGACAGAAACACGTGGGGTCCTTTTCCTCCATAGGTCTACACAACGTGAGAACCATGCCGAAGTCAAAGAGAGACAAGAAAGGTATGTTTTTATGTCATTCGTCCAGTAAATTAAgggtatatatagtctagtgtatTGCTTCATGTAACAGTTAACGAATATAGCATTTCCAGGGTATGTTTTGCATCAAGAGGTGAAAGAGGAGCCAGCTAGCTacgaagctaacgttagctaactagctaattatGTTTATTATGATGGCTAATGCTGAAAATACTTTGTTGTCCTGTATGCATCAAACCTGATTGTTTGCCTTTTTCATCTCTTCAGTTTCACTAACAAAAACAGCCAAGAAGGGTCTGGAAACTAAACAGAACTTAATAGAAGAGGTAACTACGTATACTGATAGCCATCAATCCTAGCTAGCTAAGTTTTCTGTCTGACATCGGTATCCAGCTAATAAACGCTTGACTAATGGTCTGTATCTGTATGTCCATGTCTTTATAGTTGCGGAAATGTGTGGACATTTACAAACATCTGTTCATCTTCTCTGTGGCAAACATGAGGAACAACAAACTGAAAGACATCAGGACAGCCTGGAAACACAGTCGGTaggaacacacacaacacaggtcTATGCAGCCTGGTTCTCATTACTCAGACAAATCTAATTGTCAGACACCCATGACGTGTTATGCGTATAGGTAGGTGCAGCTGGTTTGACAATGAGGTGATGTTTTTCTTCTTCAGATTCTTTTTTGGCAAAAACAAAGTAATGATGATCGCTATAGGTAAAGGACCAACAAGCGAGTACAAAGACAATTTGCACAAGGTATGCTATATTTGTTATGATTAAGTAATGTAGACTCATGAGGTAAGGTCTTGTACATTTGGTTTGCACAAAGACACTTTTCAAGGAGTTTAATTAATGTTGGTCTCTGCTTATTTTGTAGGTCAGCCGGTTTCTGAGGGGAGAAGTGGGTGTGTTATTCACAAATAAAACCAAGGAAGAGGTACGAGAGTAAGTAAACCTATGTCTTGCATTTCCATTAAAGATGTACCATCATTAAatgtagtatatatttttttgttcatcCGGTGCTTTGGCTGATTCCTTGCCCTCCATGGTAGTTTCATATAAGTTGTTTTTCTCTTGATAAATGTTTTTCAGGTATTTCAGCCAGTTCAAAGAGATGGATTTTGCACGAGCGGGAAACAAGGCAGGGATGGCCATAACACTTGATGAAGGACCCCTGGAACAGTTCCCTCACTCCATGGAGCCACAGCTGAGACAGTTGGGACTCCCCACAGCACTCAAGAAAGGTGAGACCTGTCTCTGATGTTCGGAGAAACCTTTCATAAGTCTGTAATGAAAGGATGGCTGTAACCTCTCTAGTGACCCTTTTTTTAATGGACTTTTTCTGCTTCTGCTACAGACTTCAAACTATGATCTAACAACTGAAGCTCTTCGATATCTAGTCAAGTTTACGTTGGATTACTTCCAAAGGGGAAGGATTAAATGTTGCAATTGTTGGCTTATACCCCATTGTTTTGTTGTAGGAGTGGTGACACTACTGAAAGACCATGACGTGTGCAAAGAGGGAGACACACTAACCCCTGAACAGGCCCGTATTCTGGTGAGTTCTAAACCTTTCCCCCAGTCTACACCCGATTGGCCTATGAGACATTCTGCAAGTCCACAGTTGCTAGATGGTTCCATTATTTTCCCCATATAGAAACTCTTTGGGATTGAGATGGCAGAATTCAGAGTGCAGATCAAGTGCATGTGGAACTCTGAAACGAGCGACTTTGAGAAGCTGgctgaggaagaagaggaagaggccATGCAGGATAATGACACAGAGGAGGAAGAAGGGGATGGGAAATGAATCTGGATAGACCAATGGACTTCTCAGACCTTAGGATTTTAATACTGTGTGACCTGTATGTTTTAATGCCTCAACCTTCAAGTGTTTCCTTTTGCCTATGAAATGCTAGATTTCTGAGGCACAAATTCACTGGTATGTTACCCATTGAATCTTGTGGACATACATTTTGTGCTTTATACATCTTTTGTCGTCCACTCAAATACAACAGTACAAACTAAAACAGTTTGCTTGGTTGTGTCTTataaaacatcccacaaaaaaATGTTTAGTGGGAATTGTTTATGCACAGTATAGCTTTAAGTTAGGGACAGCAATGTAAAATTGTTAGCCACATTGTGATCCTTACAAACGCACCGGCCATGGCAGATCAGTGAAGATAAAATACTCCCATTGTTCTCCAGTTTATTAGACCCAGCCTCCAGAAAATGTTTTTCCCTAATTCATTGAATTTACATGAATTGCTCACCATTAGAATATACAAGATCAAAGTCATCTGTGCCTTTCCTAGTTTGTTTTAATGAATACTTGCATCAATGAATACTTGCAAAAATCTCGCTGTACAATTAGCCAATTGTTATAAGGCAAATCAAGAAAAAATGGCAATGGTTTGTGGATAATGTCGATATAGTCAATCGGATGACCATGGGTTGTTGAGACATCTAGCCGAAGTAATTGGGGCTACcaggtcccagacctgtttgaaGGCCTCCACCACCCGCACATCTAGAGGGCCCTCAGAGGCAAATGGGTTCTGCTGCAGCTGCTCGATGCTGGACATTCCAATGGTGACACTGTATCCCAAATCCCTCTGGAACAGTGGCGACAAAACCCAGGTGCAAGAGGACCCAACCATTAGCACTACATATGTCACACTAACTAAACATTTATGGTGATAATTGTAGATAGTACTGCTGACATTGAGTGGCAATTGTCATGTTCATcctattacatttatttttaaaaatgccATAAAGGTGGAATATGTAGAAATCCTTCCGCCATTTACTGTTAGCTGAAATTCTAAtggttcacctaatttcagtttgtgacaaaacaagcagtcattgtgtagagaatcattgtaccatctaaaccgctgtgaaatatattttccgtAACCAAACATATtgtgtttgaagctggtgtacaaaaccgaaagtaaaacacgaaaaaacaaaacttaatgggaagcatagaaatgg belongs to Salvelinus namaycush isolate Seneca chromosome 20, SaNama_1.0, whole genome shotgun sequence and includes:
- the LOC120065135 gene encoding mRNA turnover protein 4 homolog gives rise to the protein MPKSKRDKKVSLTKTAKKGLETKQNLIEELRKCVDIYKHLFIFSVANMRNNKLKDIRTAWKHSRFFFGKNKVMMIAIGKGPTSEYKDNLHKVSRFLRGEVGVLFTNKTKEEVREYFSQFKEMDFARAGNKAGMAITLDEGPLEQFPHSMEPQLRQLGLPTALKKGVVTLLKDHDVCKEGDTLTPEQARILKLFGIEMAEFRVQIKCMWNSETSDFEKLAEEEEEEAMQDNDTEEEEGDGK